In Edaphobacter lichenicola, a single genomic region encodes these proteins:
- a CDS encoding KdsC family phosphatase has product MTAEARAKNIKVLIFDVDGVLTDGQIFVIPNSEGHGIEAKGFSAHDGLGISLGRLGGLRIGIITKRQSQTVAIRAKDLKLEFIYQGQSHKMNAINEILEKTGYTLDQLAYVGDDIIDLPVMRRCGLAIATANARQQVKSAAHYVTANAGGFGAGRDAIDFILSAQGTLEKVIEQYLDESSTAAAASDVGTGNM; this is encoded by the coding sequence ATGACCGCCGAAGCCCGAGCTAAAAATATCAAAGTCCTTATCTTCGATGTGGATGGAGTCTTAACCGATGGACAGATCTTCGTCATTCCAAACTCAGAAGGCCACGGAATCGAAGCAAAAGGTTTCTCTGCACACGACGGGCTTGGAATCTCTCTAGGGCGTCTCGGCGGCCTCCGCATCGGAATCATCACCAAACGCCAGTCACAGACGGTAGCCATCCGCGCTAAGGACTTGAAGTTAGAGTTCATCTACCAGGGCCAATCTCACAAGATGAACGCGATCAATGAAATCCTAGAGAAGACCGGCTACACGCTCGACCAGCTTGCCTATGTTGGGGACGACATTATCGATCTTCCGGTCATGCGCCGCTGTGGTCTCGCCATTGCCACCGCCAATGCTCGCCAGCAGGTAAAATCGGCAGCGCACTATGTTACCGCGAATGCCGGCGGCTTCGGAGCCGGTCGCGATGCCATTGACTTTATCCTCTCGGCCCAGGGCACTCTTGAAAAAGTGATCGAGCAGTATCTCGACGAATCGAGTACTGCTGCCGCCGCTTCCGACGTCGGTACCGGCAACATGTAG